Genomic DNA from Vibrio vulnificus CMCP6:
TCAATGAAGCAGGCATCTCCCTTAAGTGGGTTTATTAGCGTAAGCGTTCACAAACAAAAAAGGCCGTTTGAACGGCCTTTTTATTATCATCTTGCGAATTACAGTACCGCAGCGATGGCTTTACAAAGCGGACCCATGTTGGATTTGGTCATGCCCGCAACGCTGATGCGACCAGAACCGACGATGTAGATCGCAAACTCTTCTTTTAGGCGAGCCACTTGATCTTTGTTCAAGCCAGAGAAAGAGAACATGCCGTTTTGACGTTGGATAAAGCTAAAGTCAGCCGCAACGCCTTCTTCTTTCAGTGTCGTAACAAAAAGTTCGCGCATCTCTTGGATGCGATCGCGCATCTCTGCCACTTCCGCTTCCCACTCTGCACGAAGCGCGGCATCGTTAAGGATGTGAGTCACTACCGCACTGCCGTGCGCTGGTGGGTTTGAGTAGATAGAGCGAATGATCGCTTTCACTTGTGAGAATGCCGTTTCTGCGATCTCTTGGCTTTCAGCCACTAACGTGAATGCGCCTACACGCTCGTTGTACAGACCAAAGTTTTTCGAGAATGAACTTGCTACGAGGATCTCTTTGTTGAATTTAGCGAAGGTACGTAGGCCTTGCGCATCTTCTTCAACACCTTTCGCGAAACCTTGGTAGGCAAAGTCAAATAGTGGAAGTAGGCCCTTGTCGGCAACCAGTTTAGCAAGCGCTTCCCACTCTTGTGCCGTTGGGTCGATGCCTGTTGGGTTATGGCAACATCCGTGCAGCAGTACCACATCACCAGCGGACGCTTTTTCAAGGTCGGCCAGCATAGCGGCAAAGTCTTTGTCTTTGGTTTCTGGGTTGTAGTAAGCGTACTCAACCGTTTCTAGGCCTGCTGCGCGGAACACACCATGGTGGTTAGCCCAAGTTGGGTTGCTGATCCAGATTTTTACATCGCCGAGTTGGCGTTTGATGAATTCGCCTGCAACGCGCAGTGCGCCAGTACCGCCAGGTGCTTGTGCTGTTTTTGCACGTTGCGCATTGATTAGCTCAGCATCCGCACCAAACAGTAGTTTTTGAACCGCTAATGCGTATTCTGCTGTTCCTTCGATGGTTAGGTAAGATTTGGTTTTCTCGGTTTCAACAAGCGCTGCTTCCGCTTTCTTTACCGTAGCAAGAACAGGAGTTTCACCTTGTTCTGTTTTGTAGATACCCACGCCAAGGTTAATTTTTTCTGCGCGAGGGTCTTTTTTGAATTCTTCAGTTAGGCCAAGAATCGGGTCCGCGGGAGCGGCAACTACTTTTTCAAACATAATCTTCATCCATGTTAAATCGAAGGGGGTAGGTCTGTTTATGTTTCAGGGCCCAGCGAGACCATGAAACATAATCAGGCATTCACATAACAGCATTAAGCCTAACCGATAAACATTGAGGCGAAAGGATGAGCCAATCGCAACCGTCTATTTATACCTTCGAGACATAGCGGACACAACAGTTTGTAAGTAGAAAAGTTAAAAAAAATTTGATTTGAAACAGAAGTGCTAATGAATTGCGAGTTTTGCTAATAAAACACCCCAAAACCGCGGGGGAAATTGGGGTGTTAACATGATGTTAGAGGTCTAATGAGTTGCGGAGTCTTGATATTGTGCTGCAATACGACAAAACTGTGCTTCTACCGCTAAAAAGGCGTCGACCACTTGAGGGTCAAAATGCTTTCCTTTGCCATCAAGAATGATCTCTTTGGCTTTATCATGACTAAACGCCGGTTTGTATACACGCTTAGAAATCAGCGCATCGTAGACGTCGGCGAGCGCCATTAATCGCCCAGATAATGGAATCGCTTCGCCAGCCAGTTGATTGGGATAACCAGAACCGTCCCATTTTTCATGGTGAGAGAGGGATATCTCTTTAGCCACTCGTAAAAAAGAACTAGAGCCCATGCGTTTTTCAGCAATCGAGAGGGCATCAGCGCCAATTTGTGGGTGACCTTTCATGATGTCAAATTCTTCGTCAGTTAATTTGCCTGGCTTGAGCAGCACACTGTCGGGGATACCGACTTTTCCCACATCGTGGAGGGGGGCGGATTTATAGAGTAAATCGATGTAAGTTGGCGTCAGCAGAGAAACGTGTTGTGGGTCTTGGGCTAAATGCTCTGCCAATGCCTTAACGTATTCCTGCGTGCGAATAATGTGGGCACCCGTTTCGTTGTCGCGCGATTCGGCGAGCGCAGCGAGACTGACGATGGCCACATCTCGAGTGGTTTTTACCTCATCTTGCGATGCTTGCAGGCTATCCAACATTTTGTTGGTGAGCGCCGCCATTGAACCCAATTCATCATGCTCGAAAACAGCCAGACGGCATCCTATTGCACCATTGGTCACTTCTTGTAGGGAATGTTCTTGTCGCAACAAAATCTTTTTCATGAGTTTCGACCACAAGAGGAGAATGGCTAGGACATACCCACCTAGTACTACGCCTAAATAGATGAACTCTTTAATGATGCTGATCTTGCCACTGCCATCGAGTAATCTCTCTGGGTTGTGCTCCAGCCAAAAAATGTCTTTCACCGCCACCATGGTCAGCATGGTGGTCAACGCGATGATAAGCAGCGTCATCATCAAAATGAGCTGTTTGATAATCGATTGTCGCTCGCCACTCAGTGTATCTTGGCGGGTGGCATTTTCCTCAAGAAGCTCAAAGCGAAGTAATTTGGCTTTGAGTTGCAGGATCAATCCAGTAAAAAAGCCAAACAACGTCATACCAAACAGCACTTTTAAGTTGCTATCAATGGTGAAGTCATATTGGCTGTTGTAGTAGTAGGCAAGAGGTAAGCTGCCGATAAAAAACAACACGGTATCGAGCTGCGCGTGTTTTTGCTCGCGGACCCATCGATGTTGAGAAAAGAAAAAGTGTCGTACAGCAAAGACAGCAAGAAAAGTAATAGAAACGTGCACCAGCACTTCTAGCGGTGACAGCGTTGCCAGCATAGGACAAACGCGACCGCCATAAGTACCAAAAACGATGGCGGCAAGCGCATAGAGTTTGAAAGTTAATGGCGCGTTGTAATGAGACATTGTGTAAGCCCTTGTTATTATCATTCGCAGCAAATGCGACTTGGCCAGTTCTCTGCTTGATTGAACCTTCAGCATTACGCTGATTGTTCAAAGAAAAGAACCTTCTTCTCACTTTAGTGTAGAAGAGTGCCTCGCATCAGCTTGGAATATTCAAGCAAGCAAAAACATTCTTGTTGCAAATAAAAGACCGAGCATTCTATGTTCTCATTGCAATAAAGGATACATTTTTACAACGAAAAATAAAAAAAGCACCGACGATCATTCGGTGCTTTATTCATTAGGTGATGTATCGAAAGCGTTTATTTCTTCAGGTTGATTTCTGATTCGATTGCGTTGGTTTCGATGTCAGGATTGTTTGCTAGTTTTTTCGCTGCCCAATCGTTCATATGTTTAAGAATCGCTTTCATCGCGTGTTTCTCTGTTGGCTGAGAACCCTCTTCTACGTCTAGCTCTTGTTTTGGGTGTGAGCCAGTCGCGTCTTCCGCAATGTGCAACCAATCTGGATGCCAATAGTAAGGTTGGCCAGATGGGGCAGTCCAGCTATGGACGCCATTGGTTTCGCCTTTGTATTGAATGTCATC
This window encodes:
- a CDS encoding amino acid aminotransferase translates to MFEKVVAAPADPILGLTEEFKKDPRAEKINLGVGIYKTEQGETPVLATVKKAEAALVETEKTKSYLTIEGTAEYALAVQKLLFGADAELINAQRAKTAQAPGGTGALRVAGEFIKRQLGDVKIWISNPTWANHHGVFRAAGLETVEYAYYNPETKDKDFAAMLADLEKASAGDVVLLHGCCHNPTGIDPTAQEWEALAKLVADKGLLPLFDFAYQGFAKGVEEDAQGLRTFAKFNKEILVASSFSKNFGLYNERVGAFTLVAESQEIAETAFSQVKAIIRSIYSNPPAHGSAVVTHILNDAALRAEWEAEVAEMRDRIQEMRELFVTTLKEEGVAADFSFIQRQNGMFSFSGLNKDQVARLKEEFAIYIVGSGRISVAGMTKSNMGPLCKAIAAVL
- a CDS encoding HD-GYP domain-containing protein; translation: MSHYNAPLTFKLYALAAIVFGTYGGRVCPMLATLSPLEVLVHVSITFLAVFAVRHFFFSQHRWVREQKHAQLDTVLFFIGSLPLAYYYNSQYDFTIDSNLKVLFGMTLFGFFTGLILQLKAKLLRFELLEENATRQDTLSGERQSIIKQLILMMTLLIIALTTMLTMVAVKDIFWLEHNPERLLDGSGKISIIKEFIYLGVVLGGYVLAILLLWSKLMKKILLRQEHSLQEVTNGAIGCRLAVFEHDELGSMAALTNKMLDSLQASQDEVKTTRDVAIVSLAALAESRDNETGAHIIRTQEYVKALAEHLAQDPQHVSLLTPTYIDLLYKSAPLHDVGKVGIPDSVLLKPGKLTDEEFDIMKGHPQIGADALSIAEKRMGSSSFLRVAKEISLSHHEKWDGSGYPNQLAGEAIPLSGRLMALADVYDALISKRVYKPAFSHDKAKEIILDGKGKHFDPQVVDAFLAVEAQFCRIAAQYQDSATH